Proteins co-encoded in one Hyla sarda isolate aHylSar1 chromosome 4, aHylSar1.hap1, whole genome shotgun sequence genomic window:
- the LOC130368770 gene encoding neuronal acetylcholine receptor subunit alpha-3-like isoform X2: MDEVNQIMETNLWLKHIWSDYKLKWDPKQYGGIEFIRIPSAQIWRPDIVLYNNAVGVFQVDDKAKAILKHTGEITWIPPAIFKSSCWIDVTYFPFDYQNCTMKFGSWTYDKAHIDLVMIGTEMNLKEFWESGEWVIISAPGYKHEIKYNCCTEIYQDITYSLYIRRLPLFYTIYIIIPCLLISCLTILVFYLPSDCGEKVTLCMSVLLSLTVFLLVITEIIPSTSLVIPLMGEYLLFTMIFVALSIVITVFVLNVHYRTPKTHTMPQWVKKIFLEKLPKIMFMTRPSKEDKSASKPHLIGDSLNISSISSSEIRSCNDQFFCQDNSCPCGQMKRIYTSDIACNLTRGSSLESVDNVLSNSVLSSEIKEAIENVHFIAQNMRIQNEAKEIQNDWKYVAMVIDRIFLWVFVLICILGTTGLFLQPLVFGV; encoded by the exons ataTGGAGCGATTACAAGCTGAAATGGGATCCAAAACAGTACGGAGGAATTGAATTTATTCGAATTCCGTCTGCACAGATCTGGAGGCCAGACATAGTTCTCTATAACAA TGCAGTTGGAGTGTTTCAGGTGGATGATAAAGCAAAGGCAATATTAAAACACACCGGAGAAATCACATGGATACCACCAGCTATATTCAAGAGCTCCTGCTGGATAGATGTAACATACTTTCCATTTGACTACCAGAACTGTACCATGAAGTTTGGCTCTTGGACATACGATAAAGCACATATTGATCTGGTTATGATCGGAACAGAGATGAACCTGAAGGAATTCTGGGAGAGCGGTGAGTGGGTCATTATCAGTGCCCCTGGATACAAGCACGAAATTAAATACAACTGCTGTACAGAAATCTACCAGGACATTACATATTCCTTATACATCAGGCGTCTGCCATTGTTCTACACCATTTACATCATCATCCCTTGTCTTCTCATTTCCTGCTTAACAATCTTGGTCTTCTATTTGCCTTCAGATTGTGGGGAAAAGGTGACATTGTGCATGTCTGTCCTTTTATCGCTAACTGTATTTCTCTTGGTTATTACTGAAATTATTCCCTCAACCTCCTTGGTGATTCCTCTGATGGGAGAATATTTACTTTTTACAATGATATTTGTCGCACTTTCTATTGTTATAACGGTTTTTGTCCTGAATGTGCACTACAGAACTCCCAAAACGCACACAATGCCCCAATGGGTCAAGAAAATCTTCTTGGAAAAACTCCCCAAAATAATGTTCATGACCAGACCATCGAAAGAAGACAAATCTGCATCAAAACCTCATCTTATTGGGGACAGCCTCAATATAAGTAGCATCAGCAGTTCTGAGATTAGAAGCTGTAATGACCAGTTCTTCTGCCAGGACAACTCTTGTCCTTGTGGACAAATGAAAAGAATATATACCTCTGACATTGCATGTAACCTTACCCGTGGGTCCAGCTTGGAATCAGTGGACAATGTTCTCTCAAATTCAGTATTATCTTCAGAGATCAAAGAGGCCATTGAAAATGTACATTTTATCGCACAGAACATGAGAATACAAAATGAAGCCAAAGAG ATCCAAAATGACTGGAAATATGTTGCCATGGTGATCGATCGCATCTTCCTCTGGGTGTTTGTACTGATCTGCATCCTGGGCACCACTGGACTGTTTTTGCAACCATTGGTGTTTGGCGTCTGA